Proteins encoded together in one Acidobacteriota bacterium window:
- a CDS encoding amino acid racemase → MIAGLVGGLGPESTIDYYRRILDLWKERHPGTLPALVIDSLDVNRGIDLVRNDHAGLVAYLRASVERLARAGCDFAAMAANTPHLVFDELAACVPLPLVSIVEVCAGEARHRGLRRVGLLGTGFTMEAGFYPAVFSRMGIEVHVPEADGRAWLHERYLGELLNGVFRDDTRDGVRRLVGELVDSHGIEAIVLAGTELPLLVQADAIAGSPVLDTTEIHVGAIVDRLDGGNQIARPANRPPR, encoded by the coding sequence GTGATCGCAGGACTCGTGGGCGGGCTCGGCCCGGAATCGACCATCGACTACTATCGGCGCATCCTCGATCTCTGGAAGGAGAGGCATCCGGGCACGCTGCCCGCGCTCGTCATCGACAGCCTCGACGTGAACCGCGGGATCGATCTCGTGCGGAACGACCACGCTGGACTCGTCGCCTACCTGCGCGCGTCGGTCGAGCGGCTGGCGCGCGCCGGCTGCGACTTCGCGGCCATGGCGGCCAACACCCCACACCTCGTCTTCGACGAGCTCGCCGCCTGCGTGCCCCTCCCCCTCGTGAGCATTGTCGAGGTGTGCGCCGGAGAAGCACGCCATCGAGGCCTGAGACGGGTCGGGCTGCTCGGCACCGGCTTCACCATGGAAGCCGGCTTCTATCCCGCCGTCTTCAGCCGGATGGGCATCGAGGTGCACGTCCCGGAGGCCGACGGCCGAGCCTGGCTGCACGAGCGGTATCTCGGCGAGCTGCTGAACGGCGTGTTCCGAGACGACACGCGTGATGGCGTCCGTCGTCTCGTTGGCGAGCTCGTGGACTCACACGGCATCGAGGCCATCGTGCTCGCCGGTACGGAACTGCCCCTGCTCGTCCAGGCCGACGCCATCGCCGGTTCACCCGTGCTCGACACGACGGAGATCCACGTCGGCGCCATCGTCGACCGGCTCGACGGAGGCAACCAG
- a CDS encoding VOC family protein gives MKIHPYLNFDTTTEEAFRFYEKALGGRLTEIHRFGSMPPQGGVELTPEQKHLVLHVGLELPDGQMIMASDTIAGMGPERVEGNNISISVHPDSQQEADRIFSALAQGGTITMPIAQQFWGDYFGSLTDRFGINWMVNYSDPATRQP, from the coding sequence ATGAAGATCCATCCGTACCTCAACTTCGACACCACGACCGAGGAAGCCTTCCGCTTCTACGAGAAGGCTCTCGGTGGACGGCTGACCGAGATCCACCGCTTCGGCTCGATGCCCCCGCAAGGCGGCGTCGAGCTCACACCCGAACAGAAGCACCTGGTGCTGCACGTCGGCCTCGAGCTCCCGGACGGCCAGATGATCATGGCGAGCGACACGATCGCGGGCATGGGCCCCGAGCGCGTCGAGGGGAACAACATCTCCATCTCCGTCCACCCGGACAGCCAGCAGGAAGCCGACCGCATCTTCAGCGCGCTGGCGCAAGGCGGCACCATCACCATGCCCATCGCGCAGCAGTTCTGGGGCGACTACTTCGGCAGCCTGACAGACCGATTCGGCATCAACTGGATGGTGAACTACTCGGACCCGGCGACGCGGCAACCGTGA
- a CDS encoding DUF4440 domain-containing protein, with product MSEAGHLSVLAPLEGRWVGKGDGFSSTLVYEWVLPSVLLRARNEVRSDAGALIAQYEGHYVRDPAESRIVFWTVGRNGELHRGTVVPREGPLWHEATVAGGRVNGYRSVVSLVGPELHYRAQYDSSASDAAVLARAPLIYRRAQQERHARHEDNDHVLAAAMAVMRAREARDGAGLEALLSPEFVLRMPGDDDLGRQQCVDAVRAIPGEIVSVRGQKMKAARIGEIGVATGIQVATVRIDGTTIESRTAFADLFQKADDG from the coding sequence GTGAGCGAGGCCGGCCACCTCTCGGTGCTGGCACCGCTCGAGGGGCGTTGGGTTGGCAAGGGTGATGGGTTCTCCTCGACGCTGGTATACGAGTGGGTCCTTCCCAGCGTACTTCTGCGAGCGCGGAACGAAGTGCGGAGTGACGCCGGGGCGCTCATCGCCCAGTACGAGGGCCACTATGTGCGGGACCCCGCCGAGTCCAGGATCGTGTTCTGGACGGTCGGTCGAAACGGCGAACTCCATCGGGGCACGGTCGTGCCTCGGGAGGGGCCGTTGTGGCACGAGGCGACGGTGGCGGGAGGTCGAGTGAACGGGTACCGCTCTGTCGTTTCCCTGGTTGGACCGGAGCTGCACTACCGGGCGCAGTACGACTCGTCAGCCAGCGACGCGGCGGTCCTCGCCAGAGCCCCGTTGATTTACCGGCGTGCCCAACAGGAACGGCACGCACGCCATGAAGACAACGACCACGTGCTCGCCGCCGCGATGGCCGTGATGCGCGCGCGCGAGGCGAGAGACGGCGCCGGGCTCGAGGCCCTCTTGTCGCCCGAGTTCGTCCTGCGCATGCCCGGTGACGATGACCTCGGACGGCAGCAGTGCGTCGACGCGGTACGCGCGATCCCAGGCGAGATCGTCTCCGTGCGGGGGCAGAAGATGAAGGCGGCCCGGATCGGCGAGATCGGCGTCGCAACCGGGATTCAGGTGGCGACGGTGCGGATCGACGGCACGACAATCGAGAGCCGGACCGCCTTTGCAGACCTCTTCCAGAAGGCCGACGACGGCTGA